The genomic segment TATCTTTACGATAATAACGGAGGCCGAGGACAATATCTTTGCAAAGTCTGTGATACCACATTCAATCCTAAAAATTACTATCAGAAATCCATAGTGTTAAGATGTCCTCACTGCAGTAAAACACTTGAAAGAATCAAGGCGCGTAAGGATTTCTACGTTTATAAGTGTAAGAATGATAATTGCTCTTTTTACCAAAATAATCTTAAATCAATGACAAAATCTGAAAAACAAGATTTTAAGAAGAATCCTGGTAAGTTCAAAGTTAGATACATATTTAGAGATTTCACTTTTGACTTTAAGCCACTTTCTAAAGAAAGTCCGGTAAAATCAAAGGTTTCTCTTCCAAACATTATGATTTCTTCTTACACCTTAGGACTCATTCTAACTTACTACGTTAACTACGGTTTATCTTCCAGAAAGACAGCTGCATTGCTTAAAGATATTCATGATATTAAAATATCTCATCAAGCAATTTTAAACTATGTTAATGCCGTTTCAATTGTAGTTAAGCCATTTATAGATAACTACGATTATAAACTTTCTGACTCTTTCTGCGGCGATGAAACCTACATAAAAGTTAACGGTAAGTGGAACTATATTTTCTTCTTTTTTGATGCTGTTAAAAAGATTATTCTATCTTACAGAGTATCACCACATAGAGATACCGAAACGGCTGTAAAAGCCATCGATGATGTTCTAAGTAAGTTAAAAGAAATACCTGAAGATCTTAATCTTATAACTGATGGTAACCCTATATATCTTCTTGCACAGCACTTCTTTGCAAGCCATAGTATAAAATTCGATGTTACTCAAGTTATAGGCTTAACCAATAAAGATGAAGTTTCAAAAGAATATAGGCCATTGAAGCAAATTATTGAACGTCTTAACCGAACCTTTAAAGGCAATTATAGAGCTACTACTGGCTTCGGAAGTCCTAACGGGTCGGTTGCATTTGTAACTATGTTTGTGGCATACTTTAACTTTCTAAGACCACATTCTGCCCTTGAAGGCAAAACTCCTGTAATCCTTGAAGAGTTAGAGTCAATGTCCAACATGCCTACTAGATGGTGCAAATTTATTGAACTATCTCAAGACTTTGTTCTAAATAACTGTACAATAACTGCCTAATGATCTAAAGCAGTTGGTGAAACGCACCCTTGACACGCCCACAAAGATAAATGGTAAAATATCTCAATAGGCGGGTCTATTAGTCATGTTCAAAATTATCATTCACCCGTCCTTAACTGCCTAAGACCATTTATCTTTAGGTGTGTCAAGGGCAACTAGCAAACATAATTTAACATTAAATGGTAGTTGGATTGATTTTTCATATATTTTTTACACTACCAATATCTCTATGTACCTGCTTGTACATTGATTGATTTTATTAATAATCTACTATTACTCAATATAAAGAACTTTCTATTTTTTTATTTTTCTAGCCATGGTGAAGCTTTTCTGATCAAAAATCTCACGAAAGAATCTAATATAATTGCTATAATTCCCATAATTATAACTCCAACATAGACAATATCATTTCTAAGATATTTACTTGCATCTAATACCATCCAGCCTATTCCTGATACAGCTGCAACCATTTCTGCTGCAACTAAAGTTGCATAAGCAACACCAATGGCTGTTCTAAGACTAGTTAATATATCTGGTAAACATGACCTGAAAATAACACTAATAAAAAGATTTATTCCTCTTGCCCCTAATGATTTAGCTCCATTAATTCTATCTAGTGGTACCTTTTGAACGCTAAATATAACCCCAATTAATAAAGGTGCAAATGCATTTAAAAATAATAAAATAATTTTAGATTCATCTCCAATTCCAAACCACAGCACAATTAATGTATAATACGCTAGTGGTGGAAGCGGACGATAGAATTCAATAAACGGATCTATAATCGCCCTTACAATCCTTGAGCTGCCTGCAATAAGTCCTAAAGGAACACCAATTATTATCGCAAAAAAAATAGCAATGAAAAGTCTCTCCATACTTATTGCAATATGAGATAACAAGCTTTCTCCTTTATAACCTTGCTGAACTAATTCAATAAATGCCTGCCATACTTTTTGAGGAGATGGAAGAAATACTTGATTAATCAAGCCTTTGCTCGTGGCAATTTCCCATACAATAAAGAACATGATTACAGAAGTAAAAGAAATGCCAATATAAAAAATTTCACCTCTTTTTCTTTTCACTATTTTCGTAGCTATGTCTTGATTATTCATATAGGTTAATTTCCCTCCCCCATTTCTTTTTACATCTATTTTTCATACATATCCCCCTTCTTTACTTTTCCTATAGAATTACTATGATTTAATTTTAAATATATCTTACTAAACCATCCAAGTATTGTCAATAAAAAAATACCACAAATCATATCAGAAAAGTACGATTTATTTTTCCAAAAAATATATAGTAACTTGAAATATGTTTATATATTAATATAAACCCTGATAATATCACACGGCTCAAGAAGTTCAATTATTGAACAATGTAATACTATCATTGTTCAATGTTCAACACAATAAGTTCATGTATTTTTTTCACATTTATAGTAAAATTATTTTGATATATATTTACACTAACTAAATAAGTAATCCCTTAACGGTACTTATGAAAATTATTTTTACTATTGAATTCCAAATTATGTTTTATCGTAAAAGCAAAAAACACTTAAAGCTCCTATTTTGCTCTAAGCATTTTTTATATTCTAAACATTTTATAACTTACTTTTTTCACAGTAGTAATATATAAAAATTATATAAAATAGAGACAGCACTGTACTACTACCTTGCTCTCTCTATTTCTTAATTTTTATTATAAAAAATCTGTTACTCTAATTACATCTAATGCTATTTATACACCTTACAGCAGCTTCTTTTGCATCTTGGCATCCTTCTTGTGCACCTTCTTGGTATCCTTGACAATACCCTTCTTCACGTCCTGCTTCTACTCCTGCACAATATCCATCTTTGTATCCTTGATTATAAGCATCTTCTAATGCACCAGCTGAAGGGTAATTTCTCCTACAATGACATTGCACATTTTCCCCAAGAGTTCCATTACAATTGCATCGTACATTTTCTCCAAGAGTTCCGTTACAATTATTATTATTACTTACAGCTCCAAGAGTATTAGAATTTCTATATCTTCTTCTATGACATCTGTATCCCATTTCTTTTCCTCCGTAAATTATCAAATTTATAATCTTTTGATTAAACTTCTAATTATATACTATGCTAATTTACTATATTTGTTATTGCTTTTACGATATACTCTCTAATAATTGCTCATAAAATAGAAATTCCGCATTTTCATAAATATTAATAAAAGTTCAACAGTAGTTGCGTATAAAAATTTCAACTTTACGTATACTATGAATGGGTTTATTCTTAAACCTAGGCATTCATTCTTTGCCCCTTTATTGGGGCTTTTTTAATATATACAAATAATACTAATAATATAAATTTAATCTATATATAAGTGTATGTAATTCTATGAAGAAAATTTTTCACTATAATAAGAATATCGTTATCTTTATGTTAAAAGATAATGTTGACTCCGAAGCCACTCGTGCCAGCAAATTAATATTCTATGTTATCTTTATATAATTTGTACAATCTTTAAACAAGCAATACAGCATATTTACACATTTCTCAATACACAAATCTATGTCCTTAATTTCATCATCAAATTTAATTCTATGGCATACATCATCTGTAATAAAAAGTGAATAATGATAAAATATTTTTTCGTCTTCTTTACTTTTAAAAGGTAAAGACAAAGCTTTGAAAATTTCTTTAATTTTATCTTTTCTCTGCTCATCATATTCTTTTCTCAAAGCAGCTACATCTTTATCTAATAGTGTTAATGCTTCCATTTCATCATGAAAAGTTTTAGAAAAGTCATGATAATCTAACATCATCTTTATAAATACTTTAAATAGTTGTTTTACTACTTTAGCATTATCAAATTCCTTATCAGCATTTTCTAACCAATAATCATGACTTGGATAATCAAATCTTTGGTTAATCCTCCCAATTACCTTAAGATAAATTTCCTTCTTATCTTCAAAATAGGCATATACAGAACCTGTTGCTACATTGGCTTCATTAGATATATCTGCTGTTGTAGTATTATAATAACCTTTTTCATTGAATAATTTGTAAGCCGCTTCTAAAATTCTATCGTATTTTTCTAATGCTCTTTTTTGTGTTGGTATTCTTGTCTTTCTTTCCATCTTTATCACCTATATAAATAATAAAAGATAAAAAAATAAAAGTCAATAAAATATGAAATTCATTTCATGTATTGACTTTTAATTTTTTCCAGCGTATTATATGAATATGAACTTTGTTTCATATTTTATAATATAATTTTTTGGAGGATATCATGAATAAAAAACAAAAAGTATTAGCATTTATTTCACTGGCAATAGCTTGCTTCTTAACAGTATTAGATTCAACCATAGTTAATGTATCTTTACCTTCTATGGCTGATTATTTCAACACAGATATAACAGGAATATCATGGGTAAGTACCGCGTACTTAATTCCATTCTCAGCTCTTTTAATAAACTTTTCTAAAATTGCAGATATTTTTGGAAGAAAGAAACTATTTATAATTGGTCTTATAGTATTTGGTACTTCATCAATACTTTGCGGGCTTTCCACTTCCCTTTCCATGATTATAATTTTTAGAATCATGCAAGGGATAGGCGCTGCAATTCTTGCTCCATTAGCCATTCCTTTAGGTATCGAACTATTTGGTAAAGATGCCATGTCAAAACTTGCTATTGCAATTGGTATGATAATTTCTATAGCTGCTGCTTCTGGTCCTGTTGTTGGCGGAGTCTTAAATGAAGCCTTTGGCTTTAAAGCAATATTCTATGTAAATGTTCCTTTTATAATCGTCTCTTTAATCTTTGGGGCTCAATGTCTTACAGAATGTTATGATAGAACAATTGAAAAGCGAATAGATTTTATTGGCTCTATATTATTAGCTTACGGAATCGGAGCACTAACCTTTTTCCTTGTTAAAGGAAGCACTTATGGCTGGGGTAGTACAAAAATAGTTACTTTAATAATAACATCAGCAATTTCAATTATTGCTTTCTTAATATATGAACTAAGATCAAAGAATCCAATGATAGAATTTAAATTATTCAAAATAAGAAGCTTTACTTCTTCAATAATAATAGTTGGAGTAATATTCTTTGCTTATATGCCTATATCTTATTTAATGAATTTCTATCTAGAAAACCAATTAGGTTATTCTGTTTTAAAATCTGGGCTTATTTTAGGTATAGTAAGTGGTGTTTCATTTCTCACCTCTCCAATCTTTGGAATTATATCTAAGAGGTATGGTGCTAGAATTATTTCATTATTATCCATAATTTTTGTATCTTTAGGTGATCTTATGCTTGTATTTATGAATAATTCAAACAATATGGAGATAATTTATGGCGCATTCATTGTAGTAGGACTTGGTGTTGCTTCAACCTCTCCATTATATAAAAGTGCATTTGACGAGATTTCAAAAGATAAGAATGGTCTGGCTTCAGGAATACTGAACAGCTTTAGGCAACTAACTGCCTGTTTAGCTATAGCCTTAGTTTCAACATTAAGCAGCTATTACACTACTCAAGCTATAGATAATTCCAAAAACAGAATAATAGAACTTGTTAATAACAATACAGTTCTTGAGGATCAAGTGAAATCTACGATAATTGATAAAATACAAACTGCAGACACCAGCAAAAATACTTCCTTTTCGAAAGATATGGTTGATAAATTAATTAAAGACAAAGAGGATACTGTGTTAGCTTCTGTTCCTGATAAAACGAAGCCAGCTATAGAAGAAAACTTTAATACTCAAACAAAAGAAATCCATAAGGTCTTAGATAACATGACTGTCATAAAAAATGATGAAAGTAATAAAGTTTATAATAAGTGCTTCCTACTCACAGCAATTATCGCAATTTTAGGATTAGCGGCAGTACCTTTTAATAAAATGAAAGAAACTGAACTTGGAAAAACCAAACCAGAATTTGTAGTATGAATATTTCAAAATAACCATTGAAATGACATTAATATTTTCAGTAAAGTAACTCTTATCATATTATAATATAGAAGTTTTATTTTTCAATATAATATTTATTTTTCAGCATTCTGTTGATAATTATACTGCTTAATTCTAATTACAGTAAATAAGCCCAAGACAGTTCGATATGCCTTGGGCTTATTTTTTACCATAGCTATTGACGCTTAGATATATTACTATCTATAGTCAAGTCTTCATTCTAGCTAAAATGATATGCACTCATTTGAATTACTTTTATATAATAAATTTATTATTCACTTTTCATCTATCAACCATCAAATCGTAATAAATATAACTTTAATTTATAAATCGAAATATTTACTCCATAAATTCCGATTAAATTGTTGCTCCAAACTGTGGCGAATGAGTAACTATAAATTCCGCTCCTCCCATTCCCATAGCAAAGAAAACTAAAATAATAACTAATATTATTGCGCTAAAATCATATTGCATTTTTTCTTGATTATTTATTATATAAGCTGCGATAATCTCTATTCCAACACTTACTAAGATAAGTGGCCACATTGATACAATTAAAAGAACACTAAGGTTAGTTATAAACAATCTAAGTAAAAACATTATCCCAAATATAACTAAAGCAAGTCCCGAGGTTAGCGTTCCTACCTTACGCCCCTTAATCATCTATCTCACTCTCCATTTTTTTCCCCTTGATAAGTTTTATCCCAAGTGTAACTATTGCTACTCCTATTATTACTTTAGGAATATCTCTCATTAAATCATAAATAATAAAACGGCGTAGTTCATATGGAATATATGGTTCTAAAATACTCATTATATTTTCTATAACTAAATATACACCTAAAAATAAGCATATAACTCCTACTGTAAGTTTACGTTTCTCAAATATATCTTTGTCTAATTTTGCTAGCTTATCAATAGAAAACAAGTACTTATCCTCTAAAAGTAAAAGTTCATCGTCATTTAAACTCATTCTATTAGCACAATCAAAAAAAGAATAAAACCAAATAAGTGGTGCTATATATAATAGCGGTCCTATGTTAAGCCAAGAAGAAAGAAATATTAAAAAGAAGAATACAGACATAAAAGATACTCCTATTTTCATAAAACCCATATACATATGTCCTGCACCTGGCAACATTGAAAAAACAAAAGTCAAAAATCTACTTTTTCTCTTGATCATTATTAAAAACCTCCAGTTTAATTATTTTTTCAGAAAAGTTATTAAGATTTACATTAACCGAATCTACAATCCTAGAATCCAATGGTTTAACATGATTTGTCGCTTTATTAACCAAAGAATTTAATCCATTTGAAAAAACCAATATTAATGCCACACTAGCTGCAACTGCAACTTTAACACAATAAAAACGGAACTGAATCTTGCTTTGCCTCTTACTTTTTATTTTAATTTGTACTTTTTCTTGAAAACCTAAAGGAGCTTCTGCAAGTTCATCTTCTTTAAAACTATCAGCAAATTCACCAGCACACATTTGGCAATCACTAATATGTTCTAATATATCAATCATTTCTTCGTCGCCTAAAATATCAAATTTAAGCATTGTTAATGTTTCTTTAGTTAAATGACCTTCTTTATCAAATAATCTATTATTCACATGAACTCCTCCTTCCATAAATCCTTTAACATTTTTTTTGACCTGTAAAGTTGCGTTTCCAAGGTTTTAATATTCTGGCCCGTTTCCTTTGCCAAATGTGATAGTTTGACATCTTTGCAAAAATAGTTTGTAGCTACAGTTCTATATGGCTCTTTTAGCTTATTGCATAAACTTTGTATTCTCTCTGTAGTATTCTTTTTAACTACTGTTTCCTCCGGTGAATCTCCTCTATACTCAAGATCTTGGTACTCATCTTCTGACAAACTAACTGTTTTTCTCGCCTTACTCTTAAGATAATCCTTACACTTGTTTGCAGCAATTTTAGCAAGCCAAGCCTTAAGGTTATCACCATCAAAGCCTTCCCAATTTTGATATGCTGATAAAAATGTTTGCTGAGCCAAATCTTCAGCATCAAAATAATTTTTTGTGAAGGATAAACAAATAGTGATAATTAACCGTTCATATTGTTTTATGCAATTTGGAAATTGTTCTTTTTCAATATCTATCACCACCTTAATTAATCCTTACATTAAATATAACGATCAATAAATAAAAAACACTTCAACTTTTTTTAAAATTATAAAAAATTTATTAATTTAAATTAAATAACTTTGCTTTCTCACTATAAAATGTCTTATTCTTATAAAACATTTTATAAGAATAAGACTCTTAAAATGAATAATTTTTTTAATACAGGACAACCTAATTACATGTGTATTTCAAATAATTTACTAACTATGGAGGACAACAATGAAGCTTTTTAAAAATGCACTATCTCTTATAATAATTTCAATATTACTCTTGCATAACATTGAAATCTCTGCATACGCTAGCCCAAATGCTAATTCTCAAAATCAAGTTAAAATTGCAGTATTCCTAAGCAATTTTAATTCACCTTTTATTTCAAGTTTAAAAAAAGATTTAGAGGCAGTTGAAAAAGAAAATAAAAATAGAGTCCTGTTTACATTCTTTGATTCAAAAGGTAATGAAACTATTCAAAATCAAAATATTGATGAGTCATTTAATCAGAACTTTAATCTGTTTGTGGTAGACTTGGTTAACTCTAGCACAAATTTTTCGCAAAATGCCCTTAGCAAAATATTCAATCATAATATTCCGCTGATTGTAACACTAATTCCAAGTGACCCCATAATAAATTATATTAGAACTTATAATCGAGCTGTCATAATTGGTGCAGACGATGCCCAATCTGGTTCTATTCAAGGAAAAATTCTTACTGACACATGGAATTCTAATAAAGAAATCTTAGATAGAAATAAAGATAATGTAATGCAGTATATTATGTTAAAAGGACCCATTGGCGATCCGTCAACACCTTTAAGAAGTAAGTATTGTATTCAAACAATTAATGATGAGGGTATAAAAACAGAAGAACTTCTATCGTCTACATGCAATTGGAATAAAGATTGTGCAAGAGACGACATACAATCTTCCCTCCTAAATCTATATAGTAGGATTGAGGTTATAATTTCTAATAATGATGCTATGGCTATTGGTGCTATTGAAGCACTTCAAAAATATGGTTTTAACAAAGGCGGCAATTCAAGATGCATTCCAGTTGTTGGTGTAGATGCAATACCAGAATCTAGGAAACTAATAGATCAAGGCTTTATGACAGGTACAGTTATTCAAAATACTCGTGCTTATGCAGATGCCATACACTCTGTAGGATTGAATTTAATTTCTGGTGCTCAACCACTTAGTCATACAAACTATGAATTTGATGGAACTGGTCCTATAATCAAATTGCCTTTTCATGAATATATAAAAAAACAATAATTTTCTATTTTCATAAACTTTATTCTATAAATAATTCCTTATAGGTCATATAAACGTATATACTATCATAAAATTTATAATTAACATTTTAAATGCAAATAGGAGAACTTCCTCCCATTCAGGTTTAGTTCTCCTATTTGCTCATAATATGTCATCATCATCTAAATTCCTGCCTGCTTGTTTCTCCAATTGTTTTATGGCGTTTTTGCCCCCATTTTTTGCAATCTCTAATAGCTCTGAAAGGCTTGATGAAATATCTCTGCTCGCAAAAACTTCTAATAGCATTGGCATATTAACTCCAGTTATTACCTCCATATCTTCCTTTTCTAATGCAATCATACTAGCAGCATTAAATGGACTTCCCCCAAAGAGATCAACCATGACTAGAATTCCTTCTGTACAATTTAATTCTTGTATAAGTTTATTGTATTTCTCTAATAAATTCTCAATTCCCTCTCCTGGCTTAAATGTAATACATCCAATATTCTTTTGTTCTCCATAGATCATTTCTGCAGATTTAACTAACTCTTTAGATAAATCTCCATGAGTTCCTACAATTATTCCTATCATTAAAATTACCCCTTTTAAAGTTTTTTCGGTTAGGCTTTCTATATTAATGATATAATATGACATTATGTTGTCAAGTTATATATTATATATTTATATGTGAGGTGATATTATGCAGATTAGCAGATTGTTTCAAATTATATATATTCTACTCAAAAAAAAATCAATAACAGCAAGGGAACTATCAGATCATTTTGAAGTATCTGTCAGAACAATTTATAGAGATATCGACGCTCTATGCCAGGCTGGAATTCCTATATATTCAAGTCAAGGTAAAGGAGGCGGTATTTCATTAGTAGATAAATTCATTTTTGATAAATCACTATTTTCTGAAGTAGAACAGGATAAAATTCTACTTGCTCTACAGAGTCTTTCCGCTGTAGGATACGATGATATTAATGATGTATTATCAAAATTAAGCAATCTTTTTCAGAAAAGTGATATTAATTGGATTGAAGTTGATTTCTCAAACTGGGGTAGTGAGAAAAAACAAAAAAAGATCTTTAATCTAATAAAAGAATCAATACTAAAGCAAAAAGTAATTAATTTCTCATATTTTAGTGCTGACGGTATGAAAAGTAATAGATATGTTGAACCTTTTAAATTGTTATTCAAAGATAAATCTTGGTATCTACACGGATATTGTCTTCAAAGAACAGCGTTTAGAACCTTTAAGATAACTCGTATGAGTGATATTAATATTACAGATGAAAGTTGTATACATCAAGATTTACAAGATCTTATTAATGATTCACCATCAGAAAAATTCAGTGAACTAATTCATCTTAAGCTAAAAGTATCATCAGAAGGTGCCTATAGAGTATATGATGATTTTGATGAAGAAAATATAACTATGAATAAAGATGGCTCTTACTCTATAGACATTTCGATGCCTGAAGGTGAATGGATTTATAATTATCTTCTTTCTTTCGGGGCAATGTTGGAAATTATAGAGCCTATAGATATCCGAAACGAAATTATTAACCGTTTAGGCAACATGATAAATAAATATACTTCCAAAACTTGACATAATGTAGTCAAGTTTAGTTTATTAAAATAATAATAAATAAAATTTAACTGTATAAGGATTACGTCATTAAAATATTTTATTATATTTTAAATTCAAATTATAATAAAATATCAAGTTTTTGATACAGTAGTCACAAGGAGATTATGAAATACTTATGAGTGAACCATTAAAAAATATTTATACGTTAGAATTTTTAAATGATTTTGCAAATAAAATACACAATGTTTATGCAGAATTTAATAAGAACGATTTTGTTGCTTCAATTTTAGCTTATCCGTGGGATGAATTACCTTTAAAGGCTCGTATTCATAGAATAGCTGAAATATTAGGTAACTACCTTCCTAATGATTTTGAAAATGCACTAAATATCTTATTCTCTATTAATGAAAGCTGTGTGGGATTCCCATATCTATTCTTTCCTGATTTTGTTGCTACATATGGACGACACGGGGAATATTTTGAGCTTTCCATGAATGCTTTAGAACGCTTCACTCAACAATCATCGTCAGAGTTTGCGATTCGACCCTTTTTATTGAGTGACTCTAACAGTGTAATGAAATATATGATGAAATGGTCATTATCTCCCAATGAGCATATACGGCGTCTTTCAAGTGAAGGTTGTCGGCCACGTCTTCCTTGGGGAATAGCTCTTCCGATGTTTAAAGCCGATCCATTACCTGTTTTTAAAGTGTTAGAAAATTTGAAAGAAGACGACTCTCTTTATGTACGCAAGAGTGTTGCTAACAACCTTAATGACATTTCAAAAGATAACCCTGACGCTGTTTTAGCGATAGCGGAAAATTGGATATGTCATAATCAAAATACTGATTGGATTTTAAGACACGGCTGTCGCACTCTTATTAAAAGAGCTAATCCCAATGCAATGTCACTCTTTGGTTACACTAGCTCTTCAGCTGAAAATCCCATATTTAGAAATGCCTCAATCTCTGCTCAACCTAACCACCTTAAAATTGGAGGCAGTTGTGAGTTGAATTATTCACTGGATATAGACTGGGGTTCCCCAGTACATATCCGCTTGGAATATGGCATTGATTTTATAAAATCAAATGGTAAACCATCACGTAAATTATTTTTTTTATCTGACAAAACATTGTTACCTAATGCACATTTACAAGGTACGCGTATACATAGCTTTGCAGATCTTACTGTCCGAAAGCATCATCCTGGCATTCATAAAATTGTCCTTATGGTTAACGGCATAGAAGCTGCGCAGACTACATTAAATATTTTTGGAGGCAAATATGATTATAAATAATCTACTATTGAAATTAAAAAACAGGGGTATCAATAATATTAAACAAACAATGTAATTGCATTATCGGAATATATATTGCATTCAAATACTATTCATATTACATGAATATTTCTACGAAAATTTCATATAATATAGATGTTTTCATGATTTAAACTATCCACTTTTAGCCCCATTATTGGGGCTTTTTTATTTATACAGAAAATTATTTTTAACTTATAGATATCATTAAATTAAGTATAAACTTTTTCTTAAAACGTATAATACATTTATAAGTACACAGGACTGGAGGATTTAAATGAAAATATTAAAAAAGATATTAGCTATAACTGCAATTACTATAATATTTAGCGCTGTGCTTAGAAGCAACTTTTTCAATAATACGGCCGTTGCAGAAAATTCTAAACAAATGTCTACCATTAGAGTTGGCCTGTTTTCGGCAGATCTTAATGATGATTATCTTATATTTCTCCGTAAAAATTTTGAAGATATACAAAATCAACATCCAAACGAAGTCATCTTCACATTTTATGACGCGAAATTCAATCAATCAACTCAAAATGCAGAACTTGATACTAAACTTAATGAAGGAGTCGATCTAATATTATTAGATATGGTTAATGTTAATGATATAGGAGACTTAATTAATAAAATATCAAAATATGAAATTCCAGTAATAGTTTTTAATAGAGAACCACTTACAATGGACGCTATAAAATCATATAAGAAGGCTCTATATGTAGGTACTGATTCAAAACAAGCTGGCGCTTTACAAGGTAAAATTATTACCGATTCTTGGAACAAGCATAAGGATTTAATTGATAAAAATAAAGATAACGTATTACAATACATAATGCTTATTGGCGAAAGACTTAATAAAACATCTATCGATAGATCAGCATATTCTACTTCAACTATTCAGCAAGCTGGAATCAAAACAGAAGAACTTGCGTCGCCTGTTTTGAATTGGGATAGAGAAACAGCACAAAATACTGTAGATGCATTATTTTTGAGGTTTGGAAGTAAGGTGGAAGCAATAATTTCAAATGATGATTCTATGGCAATTGGTGCAAC from the Clostridium beijerinckii genome contains:
- a CDS encoding helix-turn-helix transcriptional regulator, with the translated sequence MQISRLFQIIYILLKKKSITARELSDHFEVSVRTIYRDIDALCQAGIPIYSSQGKGGGISLVDKFIFDKSLFSEVEQDKILLALQSLSAVGYDDINDVLSKLSNLFQKSDINWIEVDFSNWGSEKKQKKIFNLIKESILKQKVINFSYFSADGMKSNRYVEPFKLLFKDKSWYLHGYCLQRTAFRTFKITRMSDINITDESCIHQDLQDLINDSPSEKFSELIHLKLKVSSEGAYRVYDDFDEENITMNKDGSYSIDISMPEGEWIYNYLLSFGAMLEIIEPIDIRNEIINRLGNMINKYTSKT
- a CDS encoding DNA alkylation repair protein, giving the protein MSEPLKNIYTLEFLNDFANKIHNVYAEFNKNDFVASILAYPWDELPLKARIHRIAEILGNYLPNDFENALNILFSINESCVGFPYLFFPDFVATYGRHGEYFELSMNALERFTQQSSSEFAIRPFLLSDSNSVMKYMMKWSLSPNEHIRRLSSEGCRPRLPWGIALPMFKADPLPVFKVLENLKEDDSLYVRKSVANNLNDISKDNPDAVLAIAENWICHNQNTDWILRHGCRTLIKRANPNAMSLFGYTSSSAENPIFRNASISAQPNHLKIGGSCELNYSLDIDWGSPVHIRLEYGIDFIKSNGKPSRKLFFLSDKTLLPNAHLQGTRIHSFADLTVRKHHPGIHKIVLMVNGIEAAQTTLNIFGGKYDYK
- a CDS encoding galactose ABC transporter substrate-binding protein, with protein sequence MKILKKILAITAITIIFSAVLRSNFFNNTAVAENSKQMSTIRVGLFSADLNDDYLIFLRKNFEDIQNQHPNEVIFTFYDAKFNQSTQNAELDTKLNEGVDLILLDMVNVNDIGDLINKISKYEIPVIVFNREPLTMDAIKSYKKALYVGTDSKQAGALQGKIITDSWNKHKDLIDKNKDNVLQYIMLIGERLNKTSIDRSAYSTSTIQQAGIKTEELASPVLNWDRETAQNTVDALFLRFGSKVEAIISNDDSMAIGATKALQKYGYNTGNKSKVIPIVGVDGVPEAKELISKGFMLGSPVQDTSIMANAIYTIGSNLAHGINPTEGTPYKLDESGAAVRIPYEEYTGPMFQ